The sequence CTTGAGCCCCTTGAGCGTGTCGGGCATGAGCAGCTCGGCGGACGACCCGGCCCCCAGCCGCTCCATGGTCTCCCTGTTCACCGCGTCCGTCATGGCCACCACGGACCCGGACACGCACAGCGACCGCACCAGCCCCGGCCGCGCCTCGGCCAGCTTGAACGCCACCATGCCCCCGTAGCTGAACCCGACCACGTCGCACCGCGCCACGCCCAGCCGCGCCAGCGCCCCGGCCACGCACTCGGCCTGGAAGTCCGGGGACCGGTCCGCGCTCGACGTCGACGACTTGCCGAAGAACATCAGGTCCGGGATGTACAGGTTGTAGCGCGACACCAGCACGCCGAAGTTGAACTGCCACGTCACGTTGCCCTCGGCGGCGAAGCCGTGGATGAGCACCACGTTGGGCCTCGACTCGGGGCTCTTcctattcttcttcttcttcttggcgGCGGTAGGCTCGAGCGGGCTGATGGTGGTGCCCTTCTTGCCCACGTGGTGCTTGGGCGCCCACACGTGCATGGTCGTGCCCGGCTCCAGCTCCATCTCAATGGGGCGGAGCCCGGCCATCTTCATCAACCGTGACAGCACCGGCTTCTGCGCCTCGATGAAGTTCACCATCTTGCtggagctgaagctgaagctcgaTCGATCGGCCGCGCGCTTGCTCCGTCCGCTCCCTTGCCGGTGCCTAGCTGGCTTTGTTTGGTCGCCGGCGCGCGTGGCTGCAGCTCGCTGTTGCTCAGTCAGGCGTTCGCGCCGGGCCCGTATTAATAGAGAGGCGCACCGTACCGGAGCAGGGTCGGCGTGGCCGCATGG is a genomic window of Zea mays cultivar B73 chromosome 5, Zm-B73-REFERENCE-NAM-5.0, whole genome shotgun sequence containing:
- the LOC100279953 gene encoding uncharacterized LOC100279953, whose product is MVNFIEAQKPVLSRLMKMAGLRPIEMELEPGTTMHVWAPKHHVGKKGTTISPLEPTAAKKKKKNRKSPESRPNVVLIHGFAAEGNVTWQFNFGVLVSRYNLYIPDLMFFGKSSTSSADRSPDFQAECVAGALARLGVARCDVVGFSYGGMVAFKLAEARPGLVRSLCVSGSVVAMTDAVNRETMERLGAGSSAELLMPDTLKGLKALLSVSMYRKMWFPDRFYKDYLKVMFTNRKERMELLQGLITSNTDAKIPVFQQKIMLLWGEEDKIFDIELARKMKEQLGDNCFLYGIRKAGHLLHVERPCAYNRQLQRWFAYVNSTEDHVQAR